Proteins from a genomic interval of Quercus robur chromosome 9, dhQueRobu3.1, whole genome shotgun sequence:
- the LOC126698797 gene encoding uncharacterized protein LOC126698797 isoform X3, with protein MAMAMLLGLDARTRVAMGLDPNPRMGLKKSLSSASASASASGFPSKQQDDGNKKEAISTLSSAAENGEKKERIVVKINLAAWRQRKAQKEEEEKRKSLELKLEASKRKLQLGYQQVQKAKRKIQLVDLRDIPKPEPEINLSKKSKCYHRH; from the coding sequence ATGGCTATGGCTATGCTTTTGGGTTTAGATGCAAGAACTCGTGTGGCTATGGGTTTAGATCCTAACCCTCGTATGGGTTTGAAGAAGTCTCTCTCTTCTGCTTCTGCTTCTGCTTCTGCTTCTGGGTTTCCTTCAAAGCAGCAAGATGATGGTAACAAGAAGGAAGCGATCTCAACGTTGTCTTCTGCTGCCGAGAATggtgaaaagaaagagaggattGTGGTCAAGATTAATTTGGCTGCATGGCGGCAAAGGAAAGCGCAAAaggaggaagaggagaagaGGAAGTCATTGGAGTTGAAACTTGAAGCATCAAAAAGAAAGCTACAACTTGGATACCAACAAGTTCAAAAGGCCAAAAGAAAGATTCAATTGGTGGATTTGAGAGACATCCCTAAGCCTGAGCCAGAGATTAATCTTTCCAAGAAATCCAAGTGCTATCACCGTCATTGA
- the LOC126698797 gene encoding uncharacterized protein LOC126698797 isoform X1, with protein sequence MIIQLEISLFLVNSFKSVLPLQRADFSTQKYSLLKISVVMAMAMLLGLDARTRVAMGLDPNPRMGLKKSLSSASASASASGFPSKQQDDGNKKEAISTLSSAAENGEKKERIVVKINLAAWRQRKAQKEEEEKRKSLELKLEASKRKLQLGYQQVQKAKRKIQLVDLRDIPKPEPEINLSKKSKCYHRH encoded by the exons ATGATTATTCAATTggaaatttctctctttttagtCAATTCATTCAAATCTGTATTGCCCTTGCAGCGAGCAG atttcAGTACGCAAAAATACTCTCTCCTGAAGATTTCGGTAGTCATGGCTATGGCTATGCTTTTGGGTTTAGATGCAAGAACTCGTGTGGCTATGGGTTTAGATCCTAACCCTCGTATGGGTTTGAAGAAGTCTCTCTCTTCTGCTTCTGCTTCTGCTTCTGCTTCTGGGTTTCCTTCAAAGCAGCAAGATGATGGTAACAAGAAGGAAGCGATCTCAACGTTGTCTTCTGCTGCCGAGAATggtgaaaagaaagagaggattGTGGTCAAGATTAATTTGGCTGCATGGCGGCAAAGGAAAGCGCAAAaggaggaagaggagaagaGGAAGTCATTGGAGTTGAAACTTGAAGCATCAAAAAGAAAGCTACAACTTGGATACCAACAAGTTCAAAAGGCCAAAAGAAAGATTCAATTGGTGGATTTGAGAGACATCCCTAAGCCTGAGCCAGAGATTAATCTTTCCAAGAAATCCAAGTGCTATCACCGTCATTGA
- the LOC126698797 gene encoding uncharacterized protein LOC126698797 isoform X2, with translation MAMSKVEEEEETERSVMGTTKVVYYLEPLVSKELLCKFPDKSSAFDFDYTQSSIWSPLVPRAYSAMDLDSDFEDLDFMTPKNRKISFGGGAMVLSNKTKLKKVTSNIKKKLNINLNLNVLKMKHMHKNKTKASEFSPTPLKPTFTCFPHTTKAWTKALKVASKHFKKKKKKDPRPISR, from the exons ATGGCTATGtccaaagtagaagaagaagaagagacagAGAGGTCTGTTATGGGCACTACAAAAGTGGTGTACTACTTAGAACCATTAGTGTCAAAAGAGCTTCTCTGCAAATTCCCTGACAAGTCATCGGCTTTCGACTTCGACTACACGCAGAGCTCAATATGGTCCCCTTTGGTCCCTCGGGCTTACAGTGCCATGGACTTGGATTCTGATTTTGAAGATTTGGATTTCATGACACCCAAAAATAGAAAGATCTCATTTGGTGGTGGTGCTATGGTGTTGAGCAACAAAACCAAGTTGAAGAAAGTCACTTCCAACATCAAGAAGAAGCTCAACATCAATCTTAATCTTAATGTTTTGAAGATGAAGCACATGCACAAGAACAAAACCAAGGCATCTGAGTTCTCCCCAACTCCTCTGAAGCCCACTTTTACTTGTTTCCCACACACCACAAAG GCTTGGACTAAGGCGTTGAAAGTTGC CTCTAAACAtttcaagaaaaagaagaagaaagatccACGGCCCATTTCAAGATGA